CGCGCGGCCTGCAGCGGCATCCGCAGGTGCCCGGAGAGCTCGCTGGCGGCGTACTCGCTCAGGATCGGTGCGCCCTCACCGGCCAGCGCCACCATGCGCTCGGGCTCGTGCTTGAACGCGGCGTGGTCGGCCACGATCTGGTGGCCTTCATAGAGCCCGGCCAGGTGGTTGGCGATCAGCAGGTCGTCGACCTCGAGGCGATCGCGCATGGCGCGGTTCGAGCGCAGCGTTTCCCACGCTTCGGCCTTGCCGAAGTCGGGGAGATCGTCGCGATCGAGCATGCTCATATCGTCCCAGGGCCTACCGACAGTGCCCGGTCGCGCATGGCGCGGTTCGAGCGCAGCGTCTCCCAGGCTTCGGCCTTGCCGAAGTTCTCCAGGTCGCCTCGATCGAGCATGGTCATAGTCTCCCAGGGCCTACCGACAGTGCCCGGGTCTCGAACCCTTCGACCCCGCTCAGGACATCGCTTCGCTCGACCGGCGTTCATGGTTCGTCGAGGGCTCTCCACGACATGCGATGCCCGTGGTTGACAGCGAAAGTCGCGGTTCGGGTCTCGTTACACCGGCCGGTAGCGCAGGGCGACGGCGCCGCAGCGGAAGTCGGTGCGACCGAGGAGTTGCAGGTCGAGGTGGTGGGGGAGGCCGGCGAAGAGGGTGGGACCACGACCGACGATGCGCGGCTGGATGATGAACTCGTACTCGTCGATGAGTCCCAGCTGGGCGAGGGCCAAGGGCAGCTGGGCGCCCCCGACGTACAACCCCTCGCCGGGTTCGTCCTTGAGTCGCTGCACCTCCTCGCGGAGGTCCCCGCGCAGGAGCTCGGCGTTCCCGTCGAC
The nucleotide sequence above comes from Nocardioides massiliensis. Encoded proteins:
- a CDS encoding dihydrofolate reductase family protein translates to MRPLCYSINLTIDGCYDHTVGVPDEELHQHAAATIARADALILGRVTYAMMESAWRYPDPPALTAAWTEPFARAIDAAKKYVVSHTLTDVDGNAELLRGDLREEVQRLKDEPGEGLYVGGAQLPLALAQLGLIDEYEFIIQPRIVGRGPTLFAGLPHHLDLQLLGRTDFRCGAVALRYRPV